The Mesorhizobium sp. M3A.F.Ca.ET.080.04.2.1 genome contains the following window.
ACGGCGATCCTGATCGAGGATGCCCAGCCGGTAGAATACGGCATGCCGCTCGTGGTCATCGAGTAGAGCCGGGAACAGCGGGCAGATGTTCCAGAAGATCCTCATCGCCAATCGCGGCGAAATCGCCCTGCGGGTGCTGCGCGCCTGCAAGGAACTCGGCATCCAGACGGTGGTGGTCCATTCCACGGCGGATGCCGATGCCATGCATGTGCGGCTCGCCGACGAGAGCGTCTGCATCGGCCCGCCGCCGTCGCGCGAAAGCTATCTCAACATCCACCAGATCGTCGCCGCCTGCGAGATCACCGGCGCCGACGCAGTGCATCCGGGCTACGGCTTCCTGTCGGAAAACGCCAAGTTCTCCGATATTCTGGCTGCCCACAACATCACCTTCATCGGCCCGTCGGGCGACCACATCCGCGTCATGGGCGACAAGATCGAAGCCAAGCGAACGGCAAAGCGCCTCGGCATTCCGGTCGTGCCTGGTTCTGACGGCGCGATCAGCGATGACAAGGAAGCAAAACGCGTCGCGGCCGAGATCGGCTACCCCGTGATCATCAAGGCGTCGGCCGGCGGCGGCGGCCGCGGCATGAAGGTGGCGCGCACGGAAGCCGACCTCGAGATCGCGCTGCAGACGGCGAAGTCCGAAGCTGGTGCCGCCTTCGGCGACGACGCGGTGTACATCGAGAAATATCTTGAAAAGCCGCGCCACATCGAGTTGCAGGTGTTCGGCGACGGCGCCGGGCGGGGCGTGCATTTCGGCGAGCGCGACTGCTCGCTGCAGCGTCGCCACCAGAAGGTGTGGGAGGAGGCCAACTCGCCCGCGCTCAATGCGGAGGAGCGCTCGCGCATCGGTGGAATCTGCGCCACGGCGATTGCCGATCTTGGCTATTCCGGCGCCGGCACCATTGAATTTCTCTACGAGAATGGCGAATTCTATTTCATCGAGATGAATACTCGCCTGCAGGTGGAGCATCCGGTGACGGAAGCAATCACAGGCATTGACCTCGTCCACGAGCAGATCCGCGTCGCCTCGGGCGGCGGGCTGTCGGTGCGGCAGGAGGACATCAAGTTCAACGGCCACGCCATCGAGTGCCGCATCAACGCCGAGGATCCCCGCACCTTCACGCCCTCGCCCGGCACGATCACGCACTTCCATACGCCCGGCGGCCTCGGCATCCGCGTCGATTCCGGCGTCTATTCCGGCTACCGGATCCCGCCCTACTACGACAGCCTGATCGGCAAGCTGATCGTGCATGGCCGCAACCGGGTCGAATGCATGATGCGGCTGCGCCGCGCGCTCGACGAGTTCGTCGTCGACGGGATCAAGACGACGCTGCCGCTGTTCCGCGACCTCGTCGGCAACCCGGACATCGCCAATGGCGATTACGACATCCACTGGCTGGAAAAATATCTGGCCAAGGATGCATAGCACGGGGATGCGATGACCCGTCCCTACGCACCCGGCTATCGCATCCCGACCGACTTGCTGTTGAAAGCCTATGCCTCGGGGGTCTTCCCGATGGCCGAGAGCGCGACCGATCCGGAGGTGTTCTGGGTAAGGCCGGAGACGCGCGGCATCATCCCGCTCGATGGATTCCATACGCCGCGAAGCCTGAAGAAGACGATCCGCAAGCACCCATTCGACATCCGCTACGATTTCGATTTCGAGGCGACGATCGACGGTTGCGCCGAAAGGCGCGAGGAGCGCCGCTCGACATGGATCAACGGGCCGATCCGCGAAGCCTATGTCGAGCTCCACCGGCTGGGCCATTGCCATTCCGTCGAGGCATGGCGCGAGGAGCGTCTGGTCGGCGGGCTCTACGGCGTCTCGCTCGGCCGCGTCTTCTTCGGCGAAAGCATGTTCGCCAGGGAAACCGACGCCTCGAAGACCTGCCTCTATTATCTGGTGGAGCGGCTGAAGGCGCGCGGCTTCGCTCTGCTGGACACCCAGTTCACCACTGAGCACCTGAAGCGCTTCGGCGCCGTCGACGTGGCACGCGGCCAGTATGAGAAGATGCTGACCGAAGCATTGAAGGGCGAGGCCGTGTTCTTTCCCTGAGGGCGGAGCAGTCAGTCGTCGCTGGACGACTCCATCGGCGTCTGCGCATGAAACATCATCTTCCAGCCATTGACGCGGTGGACATAGCCGGTGCTGACCAGAGCGGCATAGGGTTCGCCATTCTCCCGCGTCGCGCGGGCCTCATAGGTCAGCATGACAATGTCGCTGCCTGGTTCGACCATGCCCTTCAATCTGATGTCGAGATCGCGCCAGCGCTTTGGTTTGCTTGCCGTCTTGGCCAATTCGGAATTGGTCAACGCCTGCGCCATCCCCGGAAAGGCGACCAGACACTCGCTGTCGGCGTTCGCCTCGTAGAAGTCCGAACCGCCGGTCCAGAAACCTTTCTCGAGCTCGAGGATTTCTTGCTTGTTGACGGTGATCAGCTTTGTCTTGCTCATCGCGGTCTCCTTCAACGCCTGTCGCCCGATTGGAACGGACCACAGGCGGGCAAGTTCCGAAATGATCAGTTGGTGTCGGTGCTGTCGGGCTCGCCCGTATTGATATCGCCCGAGTTGGTATCGCCGGTGTTCGCATCGCCGGTGCCCGTGTCGCCGTCTAGGGCTACGCCGGGTTCGGGCGCAGCTTCCGCCGGCTGCTCCTGCGCTGGCGGCTTCGGCTTGGCGGCTTCGGTCTTCGGCTTGGCCGTATCGGGCTTGGCTGTCTCAGCTTTGGCCGCTGTCGGCGGCGGCACATCCGACTTCTGCTTGCAGCCCTTCAGCCAGACGTCATAGACGGCATGCTCGACAGCGTTGAGGCCAGGGCTCTCCGCGAACATCCAGCCGGTGAAGATGCGGCGGATCTTGCGGTCGAGCGTGATCTCATCGACCTCGACGAAGGAATCGGTCTTCGGCTGCTCGGTTTCCGGGCGCGAATAGCAGACGCGCGGCGTCACCTGCAGGGCGCCGAACTGCACGGTCTCGTCAATATAGACGTCGAAGGTGATGATGCGGCCGGTGATCTTGTCGATGCCGGCGAATTCGGCCACCGGATTGGTGATGCGGTCGGCGGCCAAGGGCGCCGCGGGCGTCTGGGGGGCGCTGAAGACCACCGTTGATGTGGTCAGAATGGTCGCTGCCGCGATCAGTCCTGTCGAGATTCGGCACAGTGCCTCTGAGCGCAATCCCGGACGGAAAACCGCTACGCACTTTTCCTGGAATTGCTCAGCCTGGTTTTGGCGCAATTCCGGACGGAAAACCGCTACGCACTTTTCCTGGAATTGCTTCAGAAAGCTCATGCGAGGACACCGGTGGTTGCGCCCGGGTGATTCTGTCAATCGCCAAGGCTAGTCATGGCAGCGCTGTCGGCAAGCAGCTAAACGTCAATTGTGGCGACAAAGGACCCGAAACAGGTGCGGATTAGGATCCCGGCGTCCAGGCGTCGTAGTCGCCCGTCACCTGCGGGCGGTGCTGGTTGGTCAGCACGGAGCCCTTGGGGCGATAGGCAGCAGGAGTTCCGGTCAGGTTCGGCTGATGCGGCTTCTGCCACTCGCGCGCGCGGTATTCATCGCTCGAAGGCGGCACACTGACGCGATGATGAATCCAGCCATGCCAGCCTGGAGGGATCTTTGAGGCTTCTGAATAGTCGCGGTAGATGACCCAGCGGCGGGTACGGCCTTCCGAGTCGATGCCGCCTTCATAGTAGACGTTGCCGGCCTCGTCCTCGCCGACCTTCTTGCCGAAACGCCAGGTATGGAAGCGCGTGCCCAGCGTCTGGCTGTTCCACCAGGTGAAAAACTGCAGCAGGAAAGTTTTCATCCAGATCCTCGTGGCGGCAGCGGCTGCGCCTGTTTCCTGCTTATGGCGTCAGGTCACCGCGAAGGCAAGGGGGCTTGCCCCGGCGGCGATGTAAATGCTCCGTGCGCTAAATCGATACAGATTCGCGGCCGGTACGCAACCCGGCTTGCCAAGCGCTGCCCGTCTTCCTAAAGCTCGCTCGCCCGCAAGCGGGCACCGGCCCCATGCCGATTGAGGGAGGTGAGGATTGGCCCCAGAACGGTCCACCAGCAGCCGGATCGGCGCTGAAGACATACGCCGCCGCAAGGGCGGCGTGCCGATCGTCTGCCTCACCGCCTACACCTATCCGATCGCCCGCATGCTGGACCCGCATGTCGATCTGCTCTTGGTCGGCGACAGCGTTGCCATGGTGCTGCATGGCCATGCCACGACACTCGGCGCCTCGCTTGACCTGATGATCGCGCACGGACAAGCGGTGATGCGCGGCTCGGCCAGGGCCTGCGTCGTGGTCGACATGCCGGCGGGCAGCTACGAGAGCTCGGTGGCTGAGGCCGTAGCCGCGGCAAGGCGCATCGCCCGCGAAACCGGATGTCAGGCGGTCAAGCTGGAGGGCGGGGTCGAGATGGCCGGACAGATCGCCGCGATCGTCGCCGACGGCATCCCGGTGATGGGGCATATCGGCTTGCTGCCGCAATCGGTGGAAAAGGATGGCGGCTACAGGATCAAGGGCCGAACCGGGGAAAACATCGCCGCCCTATTCCGCGATGCCGAAGCGGTGGAGAAGGCCGGCGCCTTCGCGGTCGTGATCGAGGGCACGGTGGAGGCCGTAGCCTCCGATCTCTCCCGCCATATCTCGATCCCGACCATCGGCATCGGCGCCAGCCGCGATTGCGACGGCCAGATCCTGGTCATCGACGACATGATCGGCACGACGGTCGACCGCGTGCCGACGTTCGTCAAGGAGTATGCAAACCTGCGGGATGTCATTTCGGATGCGGCGTCTCGCTATGCAGCCGACGTGCGCAGCCGCGCATTTCCCGGATCGGATCACGTCTTTTCTGCATCAGACAAGGATAAGGCATGAGCGGACCGATCGTCGTCGACAGCATTGCGGCGCTTCGCACGCAGATCCGGGATTGGCGGCGGGACGGAGTGCGGATTGCCATGGTGCCGACCATGGGCGCCTTGCACGAGGGCCACATTTCGCTGGTCAGGATTGCGCTTCAACGCGCCGAGCGCTGTGTGGTCTCGATCTTCGTCAATCCCGCCCAGTTCGCGCCGACCGAGGATCTGGACAAATATCCGCGCCAACTGGCCCGCGATCTCGACCAACTGCGAGACGCGGGCGTGCATCTCGCGTTCACGCCGGGCGTGGCGGAAATGTACCCGGCCGGCTTCGCTACCAAGATTTCGGTCGGGGGCCCCTCGTCGGGCCTGGAAACCGATTTCAGGCCGGCCTTCTTCGATGGTGTTACGACGGTAGTGACCAAGCTTTTCCTGCAGGCGGCGCCCGATTGCGCTGTGTTCGGCGAGAAAGACTACCAGCAGCTTTGCGTCGTGCGGCAGCTTTGCCGCGATCTTGATCTGCCGGTTGAGATCATCGGCGGACCGACGGTGCGCGACGCCCAGGGTCTCGCGATGTCGTCGCGCAACGCCTATCTCAACGAGGCCGAACTCAACGTCGCGCGCAAGCTCAATGCGGTTCTGCGGCAGACCGCGGCGGCACTTGCCGCCGGCGCTGAGGAGACGGACGCCACGGGTGACGCTACGGATGCCCTAATCACGGCCGGTTTCCGAAAGGTCGACTACGTCGCGGCGCGGGAGGCGGTGACGCTTGCTCCCTGGCGTCGTGAACGCGAGGGCCGCCTGCTTGCAGCAGCCTGGCTCGGAACCACCAGGCTGATCGACAATGTAGAGATCCTCTCCGCCTGATCGGCGCTGCGCGACCTCGCCCAGCCTCCGGCTCTCTAGCCCAGCCGCTTCTCCAGTACGAGCGCGGGCATGCCTGAACCGCCGCCGCAGTCGGCAGTTTTGCCCGCGGGTTGGAAGCCGCTCGCCTCGTAGAAAGCGATGGCCGAAGCATTCGCCTCCTCGACTTCCACGCGTATTGTCCGTGCTTGCGGGAAGCTTAGCTCGACCTCGTCGAGCAATAAGCGGCCGATGCCCTGCCGCTGGCAATCCGGGTGCACATAGAGTTGGTGCAGCAGAACGATCTTCGGATCGGTGGTGGCCGAAGCGAAAGCCATGCCGCCGATCCGGCTGCCGTCGTCGGCCAGCAGAAATTCCGAATTGGGACGCATCAGCCGCGCCTGAAGCGAGGCGATCGAATGCCAGTCATCGGTGATTTCGGTGACCCGCTGGGCGCCGTAGATGGCATCATAGGTGGCGTGCCAGGTTTCTACCAGCAGTGCACGGACGGCGGCGAGATCGCGTTCACTGGCCGTCCGCACGAACATGCTAGCCCTCAATGCCGAGCTTGGTCTTGACCAACTCGTTCACCGCCTGCGGGTTCGCCTTGCCGCCAGTCGCTTTCATCACCTGGCCGACGAACCAGCCGGCCATGGTGGGCTTGGCGCGCGCCTGCTCGGCCTTGTCCGGATTGGCGGCGATGACATCGTCGACGGCCTTCTCGATGGCGCCGGTGTCGGTCACCTGCTTCATGCCGCGGCTTTCGACGAGTTGGCGCGGGTCGCCGCCTTCGGTCCAGACGATCTCGAACAGGTCCTTGGCGATCTTGCCGGAGATCGTACCTTCCTTGATCAAGTCGATAACGGCGCCGAGCTGATCCGGAGAAACCGGAGCATCTTCAATGTCTTTGCCGGCTTTGTTGAGAGCGCCCAGCAAGTCGTTGATGACCCAGTTGGCGGCAAGCTTGCCGTCGCGTCCGGCCGCCACCTTCTCGAAATAATCGGCGATCGGCTTCTCCGACACCAGCACCGAGGCGTCGTAGGTCGACAGGCCGAGAGAGCCGATCAGCCGCGCCTTCTTGTCGTCCGGCAATTCCGGCAAGTGTCGGGCCAGGTCTTCGACATAAGCTTCGTCGAATTCCAGCGGGAGCAGGTCGGGGTCCGGGAAATAGCGGTAGTCATGCGCCTCTTCCTTGGACCGCATCGAGCGCGTCTCGCCCTTGTTGGGATCGAACAGGCGCGTCTCCTGCTCGATTGATCCACCGTCTTCCAGGATGGCGATCTGCCGGCGTGCCTCGGATTCGATGGCCTGGCCGATGAAGCGGATCGAGTTGACATTCTTGATCTCGCAGCGCGTGCCGAACGCACCGCCGGGCCGGCGCACAGAGACATTGACGTCGGCGCGCAGCGAGCCTTCGTCCATATTGCCGTCGCAAGTACCGAGATAGCGCATGATGGTTCGCAGCTTGGTGACATAGGCTTTCGCCTCGTCGGCGGAACGAATGTCCGGCTTCGAGACGATCTCCATCAGGGCAACGCCCGACCGATTGAGGTCGACATAGGACATGGTCGGGTGCTGGTCGTGCATCGATTTGCCAGCGTCCTGCTCGAGATGCAGGCGCTCGATGCCGACCTCGATGTCCTCGAACTCGCCCTGCCGGTCCGGTCCGACGGAGACGATCACCTTGCCTTCGCCGACGATCGGCTGCTTGTACTGCGAGATCTGATAGCCCTGCGGCAGGTCCGGATAGAAATAGTTCTTCCGGTCGAACACCGACTTGTGGTGGATCGTGGCCTTCAGCCCGAGGCCGGTACGGATCGCCTGCCTGACGCATTCCTCGTTGATAACCGGAAGCATGCCCGGCATTGCGGCGTCGACGAGACTGACATTGGCGTTGGGCGCCGCGCCGAAAGAAGTCGATGCTCCGGAGAACAGCTTGGCTTCCGACGTCACCTGCGCATGCACTTCGAGGCCAATGATTACTTCCCAGTCGCCGGTGGCGCCGGGGATCAGGCGTTTTGCGTCGGGCGTGCGGGTATCGATGATGCTCATGGTGGTCCAGGTCTCGTGTCCGAATTGCCGCGCTTCTTGCGGCGCGGCCTGTCACCCGTTCGCTAGATCAATCGGCCCGGGCTGGCAAGGGAGTCGTCTCTTGACCGAGATCAAGGCATGCCGCTGTCGCCTTGGCGAAACTGACGACAAGGCAAGGAGAGCGACGGACATGAATTTTCTGGGTTATCTGCTTCCCACCGACGTCAGAGCCATCATTGATGGATCGAATGATGCAGTAGATGGGGCGTCGACCGGCAGTTGACGGTCGTCGCGGACCAAGTTGCCGTTACCAATCGCGCTGCCGACCGCTGTCACGCCTGCGGCCATCAGGCCGAATGCGCGACATGGCTCGACAGCCAAGAACAAGCAGACTCTCCCCCCCCGACTATTGCCGCAACGCCGATTTGATTGCGGCTCAGAAGGCAGCCGGCCCGCGCCAGCGCATATCCCCGGACGGCGGGCTGGTACAATAAAGCATCCTGGCCGCAGCCAGTGCATGCCGCCCAGAAGTGTGCAGCGGCTCCGGCAACGACATGCATAAAAACAAAGACTTAAAGCGCGTCGCCTGAATCCGTTTCAGCGCTTTAGGCTGTGGCGATGTAGGCCCGGATCTCCTCGGCCTCGCGCTCGACGTCCTCGATGCGCCGTTTGACCACGTCGCCGATCGAAACAATGCCGTCGAGCTGGCCGTCCTTTTCCACCGGTAGATGACGGAAGCGGCCTTTCGTCATGATCTCCATGACCTCATTGACCGTGTGGCTCTCGTTGCAGATCTTGACCTTCGGCGTCATGGCCGAACGCACTGCAATGTCGAGCGCGCCCTTCCCTTCCCTGGCGAGTACGCGCACGATGTCGCGCTCTGAAAGAATGCCGACGATCTTGCGGTCGCCATTGGTGATGACCAATGCACCGATCCTGTGTTCGGCGAGCATGCGAATGGCTTCGCTCAGCTTTTCGTTGGGCCCGAGCGTCAGCACGTCATGGCCCTTGTGTTCGAGAATTGCCTTAACCGTCATGGCGTCCTCCACTGCCTTGCTCGCCGGCTCCTGCCGTGACCAGCGTTTCAGCTCCAGCGCCCTTGGGAAGGCGCCGGGCGGCTTAAAGCGCGCCGTGGCGCGCTCCAAGCTCATTGTTTTGATGCATGTCGCTCTCCCAAAACCGCTGGCGCTTTCGGGCGACACGCATGGCAGTATCGTGCGCCGTGATCGGCTGCATTTCAAGTGCGCTACGGCGTTAACGCGCCGGCGGCGGACGGTCGAAAAAACGCAGACCGAAAAAGCCGGCAACGAAGCCGCCAATGTGGGCTTCCCAAGCGATCTGGCCCTCGATCCCCGGTGCAAAGCCGAGCAGGCCTGTGGCGAGATTGATCACCATCCAGACGCCCAGAAAGGTCATGACACCGCGCGAGCGCAGCACGATGGCAATCGGCAACGGCTCGCCGGCGAAGGCTGCCTTGCCGCTCGAGCGGTCGATGCGGAAGCCGTAGCGGGCGGCCGCTCCCATCATGCCGGAGATAGCGCCGGACGCGCCGACAAGCGGCGTCTGGCCAAGCGGATGCAGCCCCCAGAACAAGGCCACCGAGGCAAGGCCTGTCGCTGCGAAGAAGAGCGCAAACCGAAACGCGCCGAACCGGTTCGCCAGTGGCGACCCGAAGGCCGCCAGCCAGACCATGTTGATCAAGAGATGCGCCCAACTGCCATGCAGGAAGGCATAAGTGAACGGGCTGGAAAAGGCATAGAAGTCGAG
Protein-coding sequences here:
- the accC gene encoding acetyl-CoA carboxylase biotin carboxylase subunit; protein product: MFQKILIANRGEIALRVLRACKELGIQTVVVHSTADADAMHVRLADESVCIGPPPSRESYLNIHQIVAACEITGADAVHPGYGFLSENAKFSDILAAHNITFIGPSGDHIRVMGDKIEAKRTAKRLGIPVVPGSDGAISDDKEAKRVAAEIGYPVIIKASAGGGGRGMKVARTEADLEIALQTAKSEAGAAFGDDAVYIEKYLEKPRHIELQVFGDGAGRGVHFGERDCSLQRRHQKVWEEANSPALNAEERSRIGGICATAIADLGYSGAGTIEFLYENGEFYFIEMNTRLQVEHPVTEAITGIDLVHEQIRVASGGGLSVRQEDIKFNGHAIECRINAEDPRTFTPSPGTITHFHTPGGLGIRVDSGVYSGYRIPPYYDSLIGKLIVHGRNRVECMMRLRRALDEFVVDGIKTTLPLFRDLVGNPDIANGDYDIHWLEKYLAKDA
- the aat gene encoding leucyl/phenylalanyl-tRNA--protein transferase, giving the protein MTRPYAPGYRIPTDLLLKAYASGVFPMAESATDPEVFWVRPETRGIIPLDGFHTPRSLKKTIRKHPFDIRYDFDFEATIDGCAERREERRSTWINGPIREAYVELHRLGHCHSVEAWREERLVGGLYGVSLGRVFFGESMFARETDASKTCLYYLVERLKARGFALLDTQFTTEHLKRFGAVDVARGQYEKMLTEALKGEAVFFP
- a CDS encoding NADH:ubiquinone oxidoreductase subunit NDUFA12, coding for MKTFLLQFFTWWNSQTLGTRFHTWRFGKKVGEDEAGNVYYEGGIDSEGRTRRWVIYRDYSEASKIPPGWHGWIHHRVSVPPSSDEYRAREWQKPHQPNLTGTPAAYRPKGSVLTNQHRPQVTGDYDAWTPGS
- the panB gene encoding 3-methyl-2-oxobutanoate hydroxymethyltransferase; the protein is MAPERSTSSRIGAEDIRRRKGGVPIVCLTAYTYPIARMLDPHVDLLLVGDSVAMVLHGHATTLGASLDLMIAHGQAVMRGSARACVVVDMPAGSYESSVAEAVAAARRIARETGCQAVKLEGGVEMAGQIAAIVADGIPVMGHIGLLPQSVEKDGGYRIKGRTGENIAALFRDAEAVEKAGAFAVVIEGTVEAVASDLSRHISIPTIGIGASRDCDGQILVIDDMIGTTVDRVPTFVKEYANLRDVISDAASRYAADVRSRAFPGSDHVFSASDKDKA
- the panC gene encoding pantoate--beta-alanine ligase, producing the protein MSGPIVVDSIAALRTQIRDWRRDGVRIAMVPTMGALHEGHISLVRIALQRAERCVVSIFVNPAQFAPTEDLDKYPRQLARDLDQLRDAGVHLAFTPGVAEMYPAGFATKISVGGPSSGLETDFRPAFFDGVTTVVTKLFLQAAPDCAVFGEKDYQQLCVVRQLCRDLDLPVEIIGGPTVRDAQGLAMSSRNAYLNEAELNVARKLNAVLRQTAAALAAGAEETDATGDATDALITAGFRKVDYVAAREAVTLAPWRREREGRLLAAAWLGTTRLIDNVEILSA
- a CDS encoding GNAT family N-acetyltransferase; protein product: MFVRTASERDLAAVRALLVETWHATYDAIYGAQRVTEITDDWHSIASLQARLMRPNSEFLLADDGSRIGGMAFASATTDPKIVLLHQLYVHPDCQRQGIGRLLLDEVELSFPQARTIRVEVEEANASAIAFYEASGFQPAGKTADCGGGSGMPALVLEKRLG
- the gatB gene encoding Asp-tRNA(Asn)/Glu-tRNA(Gln) amidotransferase subunit GatB, encoding MSIIDTRTPDAKRLIPGATGDWEVIIGLEVHAQVTSEAKLFSGASTSFGAAPNANVSLVDAAMPGMLPVINEECVRQAIRTGLGLKATIHHKSVFDRKNYFYPDLPQGYQISQYKQPIVGEGKVIVSVGPDRQGEFEDIEVGIERLHLEQDAGKSMHDQHPTMSYVDLNRSGVALMEIVSKPDIRSADEAKAYVTKLRTIMRYLGTCDGNMDEGSLRADVNVSVRRPGGAFGTRCEIKNVNSIRFIGQAIESEARRQIAILEDGGSIEQETRLFDPNKGETRSMRSKEEAHDYRYFPDPDLLPLEFDEAYVEDLARHLPELPDDKKARLIGSLGLSTYDASVLVSEKPIADYFEKVAAGRDGKLAANWVINDLLGALNKAGKDIEDAPVSPDQLGAVIDLIKEGTISGKIAKDLFEIVWTEGGDPRQLVESRGMKQVTDTGAIEKAVDDVIAANPDKAEQARAKPTMAGWFVGQVMKATGGKANPQAVNELVKTKLGIEG
- a CDS encoding DUF6455 family protein; this encodes MTVVADQVAVTNRAADRCHACGHQAECATWLDSQEQADSPPPTIAATPI
- a CDS encoding CBS domain-containing protein — encoded protein: MTVKAILEHKGHDVLTLGPNEKLSEAIRMLAEHRIGALVITNGDRKIVGILSERDIVRVLAREGKGALDIAVRSAMTPKVKICNESHTVNEVMEIMTKGRFRHLPVEKDGQLDGIVSIGDVVKRRIEDVEREAEEIRAYIATA
- a CDS encoding rhomboid family intramembrane serine protease, translated to MSEPASPPEIEPQPAEVPEPRREPVFNLPATVLAVIGICVAVHLVRVYLLTDDQDFDLLVRAAFIPIRYSGRFDLDFYAFSSPFTYAFLHGSWAHLLINMVWLAAFGSPLANRFGAFRFALFFAATGLASVALFWGLHPLGQTPLVGASGAISGMMGAAARYGFRIDRSSGKAAFAGEPLPIAIVLRSRGVMTFLGVWMVINLATGLLGFAPGIEGQIAWEAHIGGFVAGFFGLRFFDRPPPAR